TCTAAAGTCCCCTTATGTGGTCACacttataaacataaatatgatAACAGTATATGCCACCATACAACATCGTCAGACAGCAAATGTTATCTTGTCAAGACAAGCTAATCTAACAAGCTCCTTAATACCCTTTCCAGTTCCTGATAATATGgtataaaacattaaaaaatgttttttgaatatttatattacgaatttacttaatatttttatattattatgatgattacatttatttgaagatttaatcataataattatttggcATGACtcttaaaaagaaaagttctTTTAGATTAACCCATTATAAATCGACCAACTAGTcgtatacatattatttgaataccCTACCACTATTTGAATAAATCTAATGAGTGTTGATAATCCATAAACCAATTTCACTTGAGGTAATCACTTTTCATAATcatgaaatgaaatactaaaatataaatagctgCCTTCGCATCACTACCCTATATCATTGGTTTTTGTGACAAGTGTTCATTGTTGACCGCCAAGGTTTGACCCTCGGAAACTTTTTGGTAGCTGCTTATCAGCCACACACCCCCCTTGTAAGCACCATAGTGGGCGTCTCTGTTTCTGGTAGTCGAAGTGATACGATACCACGAGAACGCGAGACACGTGCGATAACATAACTTTGTCTGGGATCGATTCACTTTGCTGGGTTTCTGCCACTGGGACCAAGTGGACAGATGCGACTGGCTGGACAGACTGAGCTGATAGGGCGGCTCGTCTTTGTTATCAACGtggaaatgtttttatttatttatgtgaatattatgtgagatttcagatttattaaaatagttgaGAATGCGCGATTTGCAGGTCAGTTCGACTCGGAGTTAGCTCCAGTTAGGATCGCCTAGTGTTTCTCTTGCTCTATAATTTGAAAGGATGGTGATTGAAAAGTGGAAGGAGTGTGGCATTGCCACCAAATTTCCCACTTACCGCAACTCGCCGCTGGTGACGGTGCACAGCTGGCAGAAGGGCAAGCGACAGGATGACGAGGCCGAAGGATTGTGGCGCATACACGATGGCATCTATGACTTTACGGAGTTTATTGATAAACATCCCGGTGGTCCCTTTTGGATACGTGAAACCAAGGGCACGGACATCACCGAGGCATTTGAGGCTCACCATTTGACCTCCACGCCAGAGAAGATGATTACCAAGTACAAGGTGCGGGATGCTGCAAAGCCAAGGATCTACACGCTAACGCTGCACGAGGATGGCTTCTACAAGACGCTGAAGGAACGTGTGAAGCAGCAGCTCAAGACCATTGACAAGCGCCCAAAGCGCAAGAGCGATGTgagtaaaatacaaataaaatcgaaacaGATTAACTGATAAACTGAATTGTTAGCTAATCCATCTGGGCATCTTGCTGTCCACTTACCTCTTCGCTGTGGCCAGCGTCAAGTACAACAGTCTGTTGGCTTTGGTTCTGGCTGGCGTGGCGCTCTGCTGGACGGTGATTGTGTCCCACAACTATTTCCATCGTCGCGACAACTGGCAGATGTACACCTTCAATTTGGGCCTGATGAACTTCTGCGCATGGCGTATCTCACATGCCATGTCACATCACATCTATCCCAATTCCTACTACGATCTGGAGCTGAGCATGTTTGAACCGTTGCTCTGCTGGGTGCCCAATCCACACATCAAGAGCAAAGCATTGCGCTATGTCTCGTGGATCACAGAGCCACTGGCCTATGCCATTGCCTTCTTCCTGCAAGTGCTCACGCGGTAAGTAGCTGAACAGCAGTCAAATAATCTTGATCAGTCAATCAAAACTCACACAATCAACACAAATATGTATTCGTTTAGCATCTACTACTCGTTGCGTCACACGAATATTATGTATTGGCACGATCTCTTGCCCCTCACAATACCGCTCGTCATGTATTTGGGATCGTCTGGATCGGCGGGCTTGTTGTTCTGTGTGCGCCAATGGCTGGCGATGACGTCGATTGCCAGCTTTTCGTTTTGTGTAATCGGCTTGAATGCCGCTCATCATGACCCAGAGATCTATCACGAGGGCGACAAGAACCGTGAGGATCGCGATTGGGGCTTGTTCCAGGTGGACACTATTATCGATCGCGGCGACTTGAAGTGGTCACAGTTCCTGGTGCTCACACACTTTGGTGATCATGTGCTGCATCATTTGTTCCCCACACTCGATCATGGCCTGCTCCCTGCTCTCTATCCGGTGCTCTACGAGACGCTGGATCAATTCAAGGGTGAGCTGCGCGAATGCAATCACATCGAACACATGATTGGCCAGCACAAGCAACTTCTGCGCATACATTCCAATCCTAGAGCTCCGGGTGAGGGCAAATAATTTAGCTTTAAAACTACAGCTCTATATTATAGCAAACTTTTGTATAtaacagaaataaatatttcatttttagcaaaacattattttaataaaacacaatttcttttttaaattgatttacatttattttgttccttttttgtatacttttttAATGTAGTTTTGATCTTTTCTTATAATGtgttgataaaataaaaaatattaacataagCATAAGCGCCATGTGATGCGAGTGTGtatgctgtctgtctgtaggTCTATATTCGATCTATTCGTACTGGTGTTCGGATATACAATAGTTTATATAAGACACACAATTCGATAACTAGATTATATTCAGGTGCGACATTTCCTCCCGGACACTTCACAGTGGACCTATTTGACGGGGCTCatatttgttgatgttgtaaTGCATGGTTTTTCATTGTTGAATgcgttttttgtgtgtttgtttagaaagttgtataaaaatatataaatacaataacagGACGTGAGAAGTGTCCCAAAGCAAATGTCGCGCTTACAAAGCTGCCACCAACTCCCTCACAAGAAACTTATGTATGTCGATCGTTGTAGTATTCTTGTCGATGTTTCTTGATCTTATTGCTATCGGGCATAACACCAACATTGTTTTGATTGGCTTCCGATAAAAAGAATTATCATACAAGTAGTAAGTATTTTTTCATGATGTTCTTTTTGCCTAAGTGCATAGTGCGTCTCCCGTCGTttcgatatatattttgttatagttttattattttgtttaaattaagaaattaatttaaaatcataaaCATAATCATTATgaaatatcatttaaaataaattaaaaaatgaaatggcaTTTAGAATTCGTTTTCAGGAGCAAGGTCGAATCTTGGTGGGAAAGCCAATCCGTCGAATTGTGGCCTAACGGATGTCGCACGGGGCTGTGGAAGAGAATAGAAAAGTTCCAGATAAGTAAATTGCATTaatcttatttaaaaaatgtgatTCTAAATGATCTATGTGATGATTGACGATGATAATGATTGACCATAACCATGCGTTGAGACGATGGAcgattgattttttttctcaagacAACAACTGAGAATGAGAGGGGAAAGAGCGAATATAGTCGCACGTTTTGTAGTGCACACATTGCCGGAGGGGAAATAATATACGAGTGAGCGAGAGCGCAACAAATGACGTAACGTAAGTGTTTGCTCACGAAGGGGAATGTATGAGAGagcgacaaaaaaaagagagaacgCAACTAGTTGAACGACTGTACGATTTGGGGaatgtctgtgtatgtgtgacacaacaacacaacaagaCAACAAGACAACGGGAGCGTAAACGTAAACGAGAACGTTATCGATAACGATTACATCATGGTTATCGCCACTTACAAATGTTATCAAGAAAGTTTCTACTGCTCCAGCGCGCTCTTGCGGCCACCTCGCGACGCTGCAGGCTGCAGTACACAtgtacaaatacatatatcaataatATAGTGGAAGAATAGTTTTCTATATTGTATGCAGAATGGTTGTAGAGAAAGCAAAGTcgattgatttgatttgattgatcattttctttttttgattgtGCTTACTGTTGTGATCTTCAAAAgttattacaaaattgtaaaaatgaaCGCATTTTTGGTTGGTACTTGATATCGCTGAACGATGATCGATGattctttcttctttctttctttcattctttcttcTTGAATTTCATAtgatgtttaatattttttatttttaatcggTTTACTTCGCCCATGTGCGTAAATGGGgatatgttgttgttgttgggtcgCCTCTAATTACAATTCTCTGTTCTACCGAATGTCGTATGATGCatctatattattataattgtatattaattctTATAAGCTATAATTCTCTTTGCATGTTTTTGTTctctcattattattacaaatataattgaaaccattttcagattttttcagctttttttttgttttttttttttttgtttttggtttgattCGGATGTGCCTCAACTTTTAGATTtaattctgttgttgtttgttgtttttgtagagATGATTTAATAGTGAAGAAGCAGAACGCGACCCGCAATATGAAAGggaagaatatatatatttgtatatacatcTTAATTATTAAACTCTAATCTGGAGAGATATCGGAATACTAAATAATGGTAGCATTGTGTTTTACTGCTGCATGAGTAGTGCagacgagagagagatatagatGGGGCTAGGTATGGGATGGGAATAGAGGGAGTCTAGACACTTACCGCTGGGCTGGCACCACGACCGACAGAACCGGCACGTCCCTTGGCGCGGAATTTGCTAATGGCCTGTTCAGCCAGATCGGCACGCTCCTCAGCTTCCTCGAGCTCCTGCTGGGCCTTGCGGAATTTGGCCAAGTTGAGGGCAGCGATTTCCTCAGCCTCCTCAATCTGCCTCTTGTATGTCTTGATCTTCTGTTGCAGCTTGTCAACCAGATCCTGCATGCGCTCGTGGTTCTTGCGGTCCTCCTCAGACTGGAAGCTCAACTCCTTGATGCGACGCTCGGACTTGCGCAAGTTCTTCTGGGCATCGGCGTGTCTCCTCTGCTCACCATCCAGCTCGTTCTCGAGCTCGCGGACGCGCTGCTCCAACTTCTGGATAGCCTTCTTGCCACCCTTAAGAGCGTTGGCCTCAGCCTCATCCAGACGGACCTGCAGTTCCTTGATCTGCTGCTCAAGGGCCTTCCTCAATTTCTCCTGGGTCTGGGCATGATCCTGCTCAGCGCGGAGCTCATCAGCCAGGCGGGCGGCATCAACCATAGCCTTCTTGGCCTTCTCCTCGGAGTTCTTGGCTTCGTTGAGGAGCTCATCCAGGTCAGAGTGCAGAGTCTGGAGCTCAGACTCCAACTTCCTCTTGGCAGCGGAGATGGAAGCGTTCTGGGCGGAAACTTCGTTCAACTGTTCGTGGGCATCGGCCAGTTCCTGCTCGGCCTGGCGACGGCCGCGGTCGGCCTGCTCCAGCAGAGTGCGGGACTCCTCGAGTTCGTTCTGCAGAGCGTTGGCACGACGCTCAGAGATACCCAGCTGTTCACGGGCATCGTCACGGGCTCTCTGTTCTTCCTCAAGGGCGGTCTGGATGTCCTTGAGCTGCTGTTGGTAGCGCTTGATGTTCTTCTGGGCCTCGGCGTTAGCCTATTAGATAAATAAAAGAGTTTCAATTAGTTGCTGGCCATAATAGCAGTTTCAATAGGGTAGCCTACCTTGTTGGCATGATCCAGAGCAATCTCCAATTCGTTGATGTCGGCTTCCAACTTCTTCTTCATGCGGAGGGCCTCAGCCTTACCCTTGGCCTCAGCCTCAAGGGAGGCTTGCATGGAGTCGAGAGCGCGCTGGTGGTTCTTGCGGGTGTTCTCGAATTCCTCTTCCTTCTCCTGGATGCGGCGGTCGATTTCCTGGCGCACCTGGGACAGCTCCAGCTGGGCGCGGAGCACCTTGTTCTCCTCCTGTTCAAGAGCAGCCTCAGCTTCCTCAAGAGCAGCCTGGAGCTCGTCCTTTTCGGCTTCCAGGCGCTTGCGGGCCTTCTCGATCTCATGGATGTTGCGGCCACCCTCACCGATCTGGTCGAGCAGATCCTTGACTTCATCAGCCAAGTTCTTGTTCTCACGACGGACAGCCTCCAGCTGCTCCTGGCCTTCCTCGTAGGCGCCCTTAAGACGGAACAACTCGGTGGAGTAGTTGCGGCACTCCTTCTGGGAGGCATCGAGCTCAGCAGCCAAATCGTCGACCTTGAGCTTCCATTCGCCAATGATCTTGTCGAATGCCTTCTGCTTCTTCTCGGCGGCGTTGGCAATGGCGTTGGCACGGTCGACCTCCAGCTGCAAGTCCTCGACTTCGGTGGACAGACGCTGCTTGGTCTTCTCCAGGCCAATGCACTTCTGGTTGAGCGACTCAATGGTCTCCTCAGCCTCAGCAAGGCGGGCCTGCAGCTTCCTCTTGGCTTCCTCCAACTCCTCAGAGCGGGCAACACCATCGGATTCGTACTTGCTGCGCCAGACCTGAGCCTCGGCGTTGGCCTTGCTGAGTTGACGCTGCAAATCAGCCTTGCCCTCAGCCTCCTCCTCAACCTGCTCGCGCAAGTTGTCGAGGTCGTGCTCCAAGTTGCGGAACTTGCCCAAAAGGGTGGCACGCTCGCGCGACTCTTCGTCGGCCAGACGCTTGGTATCCTCCAGCTGGGTGGTCAAGGAGATCTTGATCTTGGACAGCTGAGACACCTGGGACTCGGCTTCCTCCAATTGGCGGAGCAGGTCGGAGTTCTCAATGGACAGCTTCTTCTTGCTGGCATCGAAATCGTTCAGAGTCCTGTTGGTCTCATCCAATTTCGATTGGACCTCGTTGAGGgtgtgctgcagctgcttggcGATCTTCTCCTGGGCGGCCTGTTTTCATTAATAGAGGAAAACAGATTAGCAAACAAACACTCGACTGCATGATTATCTATTTTGGGTTGTgtggcattttgttttgtgtaaaAGCTGTACAGAATTAGTAAATTGACAAGGAGTGGGCACATTAAAAGCATACTCAAAAATTGTGGGTCGTTTTAGCGGTGTGAatttcttattcttttttttttcgtttttactaCCAAAAGagaatactatatacaaacaaaTCGGCGGAGATAATAATAAACGATTcagcaaatataatttacagcAGCAGATCGCAGATGAACGAAGTAGAAAAtcatatattgtattgtataccTTCTCGTTGGTAATGTGGTCAACGCCGGCGCGCAGATCGTTCAGCTGGCCGTAGTACTCGTTCTTCTCCTTCTCAGCCCTGGTTTAGATAGAGAGTAGAGTAGAGATACGTGTGTGGTTAGTTAAAGGGGGTTACAGTCTGTATGGGGAGAACAGCAATTGTGACTAGCTTTATTGGCAAAAAGGCGAGAAGCGAGAGCTGGGCGAGCGATCGAGTCCAAGTCCACAGATGTTTCCTCTTCTGCTAGAGATATTTCTAttcgaatattattttaatattgggGTACCATCAGTAGAAAAagacagacacagagagagatagagtgagACACGCACACAATTTGTACTCTTGTTGTGGTGTGTGTGACGTGTGAGCAAGAgtttcaagtgtgtgtgtgtttgattgtTGTAAGTTTTGTGGTACATGCGTTGTGAGGTGTCTATGTGTGACCCATATGTGCGACTAGTCGGGGATCCCAACTATACGCCGCATATGTGGCCGACATATTACCTTATCGCGTGCCAACTGATCGCAGGCGGTACGAGTTTGATTCAACTCGTTGTGGCAAGTCTGACGATCGTGCTCAGCCCTAGatggcaaaaaataaattaaatattatttcgaTTGACGCTCTTGATTGACGTGGCAAATTTGGCTCCTGTAAAAAGCTGGCAAAAAACTACGAAAATTCGATTAGACTGAGATACTTACTTGGCCTTCAGCTTGTTGAGCTGATCAACCTGCTCAGCCATCTCGGCGACGGCATCGTTGTGCTTCTTGCGCAGGTTAGCCAGGGTGGATTCGTGCTGGATGTTGGCCTCCTCAAGATCGCGACGCAGCTTGCTCAGCTCAGCCTCACGCTTCTTGTTGAGCTCAATCTGGGCAGAGGTGGCACCGCCAGCCTCTTCCAGACGCTCACCCAATTCCTCGAGCTCACGAGCCAAATCGGCGCGCTGCTTCTCGGCCTTGGCGCGGGCTTGACGCTCGGCCTCGACCTCCTCCTCGAGCTCCTCGATGCGGGCCTGCAGTTCCTTGATCTGGCGCTGGTGCTTGCCAACAACGACCTGCTCGTCTTCGAGCTTGGCGGTGATGGAGGACAGTTCCTTGTCCTTGCGCTGGATGGTCTGCTCCAACTCCTTCTTGTTGCGCTCCAGATCGGCAACAGCCTCCTGGGTCAGCTTGAGGTCACCCTCAACCTTGCGCTTGGACTTCTCAACATCACCGCGCACCTTCTTCTCACGCTCCAGAGAATCCTCGAGTTCGTCGAGGGTCTGCTCGAGCTTAGCCTTAACCTTGTTCAAGTGGTTAATCTTGTCCTCGGCGGCCTGCAGTTCCTCACCAGTCTTCTGGTTGCTCTCGCCCTGCATCTTCTTCTCCTTGTTCAACTTGTTGATGAGCTCATCCTGGTGGGCGATCTCGTCGTTCAAGTTGCGGATCTGGTGATCCTTGGTGGCCTTATCTTGCTCGGCCTTCTGGATGTTCAGCTCCAGATCCTCGATGTCCTTCTTCAGGCCAGAGATCTCCTGGTCggccttcttcttctgctggaACAGCTGGTTGCGGGCATCTTCCTCCTGAGTCAGGCGCTCTTGGATGTCCTACAAATGCAAAAGATGCAAACAAAATTcgattgaatataaaatatggaatatatgcatatatatttcgaTGTTTCGATGAGCTCAAGTGGGTGTTGATCAATCATTCAGCTAATTTTAGCTAGGCACATCATTAGCTCGCGGATATTCTCGAAATAGCCGAGCAATTGATCCACTTGATTGCACAtgatacatatttttttcgcTGTGCGCTCAGATGAATAGTAGGtgatttaatatgtatatatgtgtgttggGAATACTTACGCGCAGCTGGTTCTCGAGGTCGTTCTTCTGGGCCTGCAACTTGGCGTTGCGTTCCTGGAAGTCCTGCAGCTGACCCTTCTCGCCGGACAGAGAGTCCAACAGAGCGGTCTTCTCAGCCAACAACTTGGCGTTCAGAGCCTCCAATTCCTTGCGCACTTTCACTTCAGCGGCATGCAGTTCCTCAGCCTTCTTGGCCTTCTCTTCCAGACGCTGTAAGTCATTAGAAACATTCGTAGGATTACTAACTGCACTACCGCTCTCCACTGGCTGTGATTGCGGTGCTGCTGGTTCGACACTTGGTTCTGCTGCTGgagcttctgctgctgctggtggctcTGCAGCCGGAGGAGCTGCCtcttcagcagcagctgctggctCACTGGGCGTTGTTGCCTCGGCAgcctttttcgtttttttggcTTTCTTCTCGTCagccattttatttaaattctaatcACAAAACTTGAACTCGAACTCgattgaattaataattggataaaatgcttttgcttgcagcaagcaaaataattcgatttgcaatttgaattgtgATTTCGATTGTTCGTATTATTCGTTAAGATTGGATAAACACGCGGCAGACCAGACGATTGGTCAAACACAACTGGAATGGCTGCTGCGAATGCACTGTGCACGATCGTTTGCCTTTTGGCTATGAAATTAGCAGCACACAGCACAACGCCCCAAAGTGGCAGGCAGCTGTTTGCTGCCCTGGCATATGTAATTGCTTCACATTCTTCGTGAttcgttttttggttttttttttttttttgctttgccttcATAATTCATAATGTGTAATTTAGAATTCGCATTGGTTGCTATCATTTCGCACTTGTGCGGTCAGCAGCAGGTGTATTCTATATTTGCGCTCTCGCTTGCACACGTCaagcatttcaattaacacacactcaaacaaaTACACTCGATAATCTTTATGGATGTGGATGTGTTGCGTTAGCTGCTGGTTATTATTACTCATCATTCGAATTGAGCTGAAccaatgcggcgtatgcgtattaATCATACGCCCTGCTATACACCTCTCATTGCTTCACTCAAGGCGCCGCCtgcctttttattatttaattagcaaaGCTAATTGGCAACTGctccacacacatacagagtgAGCGCAGCTACATTGTGCCGAGAATAGCCATCGAGATGGAGCTATAGATACAGTACCCAATATACATACGGCATACATGTAGTGTACGCACTTTtacaatatgtatttatggATACGTTTGAGATTTTTCTAGGCGCAAGTGCGCAATTGCCGAAGTGCTTATGTTTTCCAGTTAAATGCCTATGCTATGTATCTCCTTTTTTTTAGAGCGCAACCGACGAAATTCGATTAACACAGCATCTATTTTTGGTAGCTCGCAATTGCGATCAGGAATGATGATCATTAAGATCGATAGAGAAGAGAATGCGTAAGTGTTAAAGCATTCGTGCTGTAATCGTGGGCGTGGCTATTTTTGATCGCAATGATCAGCCAATGCGCTGAGGTATTAAGCATTTGGGGGGGCTTAATTAAGCCTAAAGAATTTTGTTGCTTGTCGCGTTAGTTGTACAAAATTATTGtcaaaatgcagcagcagctgctttcgCCTATCCAA
This window of the Drosophila albomicans strain 15112-1751.03 chromosome 2L, ASM965048v2, whole genome shotgun sequence genome carries:
- the LOC117564445 gene encoding myosin heavy chain, muscle isoform X29, producing the protein MPKPAASQEDEDPTPYLFVSLEQRRIDQSKPYDSKKNCWVPDEKEGYLLGDIKATKGDIVSVGLPGGETKDFKKDQLQQVNPPKYEKAEDMSNLTYLNDASVLHNLRQRYYNKLIYTYSGLFCVAINPYKRYPVYTNRCAKMYRGKRRNEVPPHIFAISDGAYVDMLTNHVNQSMLITGESGAGKTENTKKVIAYFATVGASTKKDESQKNKGSLEDQVVQTNPVLEAFGNAKTVRNDNSSRFGKFIRIHFGPTGKLAGADIETYLLEKARVISQQSLERSYHIFYQIMSGAVAGVKEICGLTDNIYDYHIVSQGKVTVPSIDDSEEFILTDQAFDILGFTKQEKEDVYRITAAVMHMGGMKFKQRGREEQAEQDGEEEGGRVSKLFGCDTAELYKNLLKPRIKVGNEFVTQGRNVQQVTNSIGALCKGVFDRLFKWLVKKCNETLDTKQKRQHFIGVLDIAGFEIFDYNGFEQLCINFTNEKLQQFFNHHMFVLEQEEYKKEGIEWAFIDFGMDLLACIDLIEKPMGILSILEEESMFPKATDQTFSEKLTNTHLGKSAPFQKPKPPKPGQQAAHFAIGHYAGVVAYNITGWLEKNKDPLNDTVVDQFKKSQNKLLIEIFADHAGQSGGGEQAKGGRGKKGGGFATVSSAYKEQLNSLMTTLRSTQPHFVRCIIPNEMKQPGVVDAHLVMHQLTCNGVLEGIRICRKGFPNRMVYPDFKMRYQILNPKGIKGIEDPKKCTKILIESTELDEDQYRLGNTKVFFRAGVLGQMEEFRDERLGKIMSWMQAWARGYLARKGFKKLQEQRVALKVVQRNLRKYLQLRTWPWYKLWQKIKPLLNVSRIEDEIARLEEKAKKAEELHAAEVKVRKELEALNAKLLAEKTALLDSLSGEKGQLQDFQERNAKLQAQKNDLENQLRDIQERLTQEEDARNQLFQQKKKADQEISGLKKDIEDLELNIQKAEQDKATKDHQIRNLNDEIAHQDELINKLNKEKKMQGESNQKTGEELQAAEDKINHLNKVKAKLEQTLDELEDSLEREKKVRGDVEKSKRKVEGDLKLTQEAVADLERNKKELEQTIQRKDKELSSITAKLEDEQVVVGKHQRQIKELQARIEELEEEVEAERQARAKAEKQRADLARELEELGERLEEAGGATSAQIELNKKREAELSKLRRDLEEANIQHESTLANLRKKHNDAVAEMAEQVDQLNKLKAKAEKEKNEYYGQLNDLRAGVDHITNEKAAQEKIAKQLQHTLNEVQSKLDETNRTLNDFDASKKKLSIENSDLLRQLEEAESQVSQLSKIKISLTTQLEDTKRLADEESRERATLLGKFRNLEHDLDNLREQVEEEAEGKADLQRQLSKANAEAQVWRSKYESDGVARSEELEEAKRKLQARLAEAEETIESLNQKCIGLEKTKQRLSTEVEDLQLEVDRANAIANAAEKKQKAFDKIIGEWKLKVDDLAAELDASQKECRNYSTELFRLKGAYEEGQEQLEAVRRENKNLADEVKDLLDQIGEGGRNIHEIEKARKRLEAEKDELQAALEEAEAALEQEENKVLRAQLELSQVRQEIDRRIQEKEEEFENTRKNHQRALDSMQASLEAEAKGKAEALRMKKKLEADINELEIALDHANKANAEAQKNIKRYQQQLKDIQTALEEEQRARDDAREQLGISERRANALQNELEESRTLLEQADRGRRQAEQELADAHEQLNEVSAQNASISAAKRKLESELQTLHSDLDELLNEAKNSEEKAKKAMVDAARLADELRAEQDHAQTQEKLRKALEQQIKELQVRLDEAEANALKGGKKAIQKLEQRVRELENELDGEQRRHADAQKNLRKSERRIKELSFQSEEDRKNHERMQDLVDKLQQKIKTYKRQIEEAEEIAALNLAKFRKAQQELEEAEERADLAEQAISKFRAKGRAGSVGRGASPAPAASRGGRKSALEQ
- the LOC117564445 gene encoding myosin heavy chain, muscle isoform X30 → MPKPAASQEDEDPTPYLFVSLEQRRIDQSKPYDSKKNCWVPDEKEGYLLGDIKATKGDIVSVGLPGGETKDFKKDQLQQVNPPKYEKAEDMSNLTYLNDASVLHNLRQRYYNKLIYTYSGLFCVAINPYKRYPVYTNRCAKMYRGKRRNEVPPHIFAISDGAYVDMLTNHVNQSMLITGESGAGKTENTKKVIAYFATVGASTKKDESQKNKGSLEDQVVQTNPVLEAFGNAKTVRNDNSSRFGKFIRIHFGPTGKLAGADIETYLLEKARVISQQSLERSYHIFYQIMSGAVAGVKEICGLTDNIYDYHIVSQGKVTVPSIDDSEEFILTDQAFDILGFTKQEKEDVYRITAAVMHMGGMKFKQRGREEQAEQDGEEEGGRVSKLFGCDTAELYKNLLKPRIKVGNEFVTQGRNVQQVTNSIGALCKGVFDRLFKWLVKKCNETLDTKQKRQHFIGVLDIAGFEIFDYNGFEQLCINFTNEKLQQFFNHHMFVLEQEEYKKEGIEWAFIDFGMDLLACIDLIEKPMGILSILEEESMFPKATDQTFSEKLTNTHLGKSAPFQKPKPPKPGQQAAHFAIGHYAGVVAYNITGWLEKNKDPLNDTVVDQFKKSQNKLLIEIFADHAGQSGGGEQAKGGRGKKGGGFATVSSAYKEQLNSLMTTLRSTQPHFVRCIIPNEMKQPGVVDAHLVMHQLTCNGVLEGIRICRKGFPNRMVYPDFKMRYKIMCPKLLVGVDKDKKATEIIIKFIDLPEDQYRLGNTKVFFRAGVLGQMEEFRDERLGKIMSWMQAWARGYLARKGFKKLQEQRVALKVVQRNLRKYLQLRTWPWYKLWQKIKPLLNVSRIEDEIARLEEKAKKAEELHAAEVKVRKELEALNAKLLAEKTALLDSLSGEKGQLQDFQERNAKLQAQKNDLENQLRDIQERLTQEEDARNQLFQQKKKADQEISGLKKDIEDLELNIQKAEQDKATKDHQIRNLNDEIAHQDELINKLNKEKKMQGESNQKTGEELQAAEDKINHLNKVKAKLEQTLDELEDSLEREKKVRGDVEKSKRKVEGDLKLTQEAVADLERNKKELEQTIQRKDKELSSITAKLEDEQVVVGKHQRQIKELQARIEELEEEVEAERQARAKAEKQRADLARELEELGERLEEAGGATSAQIELNKKREAELSKLRRDLEEANIQHESTLANLRKKHNDAVAEMAEQVDQLNKLKAKAEKEKNEYYGQLNDLRAGVDHITNEKAAQEKIAKQLQHTLNEVQSKLDETNRTLNDFDASKKKLSIENSDLLRQLEEAESQVSQLSKIKISLTTQLEDTKRLADEESRERATLLGKFRNLEHDLDNLREQVEEEAEGKADLQRQLSKANAEAQVWRSKYESDGVARSEELEEAKRKLQARLAEAEETIESLNQKCIGLEKTKQRLSTEVEDLQLEVDRANAIANAAEKKQKAFDKIIGEWKLKVDDLAAELDASQKECRNYSTELFRLKGAYEEGQEQLEAVRRENKNLADEVKDLLDQIGEGGRNIHEIEKARKRLEAEKDELQAALEEAEAALEQEENKVLRAQLELSQVRQEIDRRIQEKEEEFENTRKNHQRALDSMQASLEAEAKGKAEALRMKKKLEADINELEIALDHANKANAEAQKNIKRYQQQLKDIQTALEEEQRARDDAREQLGISERRANALQNELEESRTLLEQADRGRRQAEQELADAHEQLNEVSAQNASISAAKRKLESELQTLHSDLDELLNEAKNSEEKAKKAMVDAARLADELRAEQDHAQTQEKLRKALEQQIKELQVRLDEAEANALKGGKKAIQKLEQRVRELENELDGEQRRHADAQKNLRKSERRIKELSFQSEEDRKNHERMQDLVDKLQQKIKTYKRQIEEAEEIAALNLAKFRKAQQELEEAEERADLAEQAISKFRAKGRAGSVGRGASPAPAASRGGRKSALEQ